From the Thermosynechococcus sp. genome, the window GGCAATGTCAAGCTGGCACGGATTAGCCCTGCGGGCGATCGCGTGGGTCTGCTCAATGACAAGGGCGAAATTTCCCTGTGGCGTATCGAGCCCCAAAAACTCGTTCTTGAGCGGCGTTTGCCTGCTCTGCCCATCAACAACTTCCGCTTTAGTCCAGAGGGGCAGGAGGTGGCAGCCACCACAACCACAGGGGAGATTCTGCGCTGGAGTCTCACCGGTGAATTACTGGCAACACTGACGACACCTGGCCAGACTATTAATAGCTTGAGTTACGCGCCAAGGGGCGATCGCTTGGCCACTGCCGATGAGGAAGGCTGGATTCGGATTTGGTCCCGTCAGGGGAAACTGCTCCAAGAATGGCAAGTCCAAGCCGATCTTCCCGTTCCCCAGACTAGTTTGACGTATCTTAGCACTGGTCAACTGGCAACGGTGGGCAAAGATGGCACCCTTCGCCTTTGGAACACCAAAGGGCAACAAATCAATCAATGGCGCGTCAGTGCGGCTCCAGTGTATTTTGTGGGCACATCTGCGGTGGGCTATCGTTTATTGACCCTGAGCACAGATAACACCATGCGTCTGTGGCAGCCAACAGGTGAATTGATTGCTGAGTTGAGAAGTCATGAACGCCTGATCAATACGGTCAGCTTTAATCGAAAGGGGTCAGTCCTCCTCAGTAGCGATCGCGGGGGGCAAATGACGCTGTGGTACCTCGATCATTACCGCACGGAACACTGGCTTGCCAATCAAGAAAGTATTTGGACAGTGGCCCTCGATCCTCCGGCAGCCACGCTGGTCACAGGCGGCAAAGATGGCCGCGTCAAGCACTGGCGAAGGGATGGCACCCTTCTCGCCACCACCCCAGTTCTCGATCTCCAAGGCATCAACCAAGTGCTCTTTAGTCCCAGTGGTCAACGGGTGGCGATCGCCACCAAAGGGGGAAAATTGGTAATCTGGAACCTGGCAGATCAGTCCCAACAGACTTGGCAACTCCCCATCAAGGTTCCGCTCTACACCCTGTCTATGGATCCCCAAGGGCGGTACTTGGCGGCAGGCGATGAAAAGGGCACCATTTATCTCGTTAGCCTCCAGCGGCCAGAGAAAATTCAACAGCGCCAAAGTGCAGGTGAAATTTGGAGCCTCAGCTTTCATCCGGCACTCCCCCTGCTCGCGAGTACGGGATCTACGGGCACAATTGAGGTCTGGAATTTTGAGAGCAATCGCCTTGCCTATCGCCTGAGCCCTGGTGCAGGATGGCTTGCCAGTCTTGAATTCAGTGCTAATGGCCAATTCCTCGCGGCGGCTGGTGAAAGCGGCTCAGTCTATTTGTGGTCAATTCACGACCAAAATCCCCCCAGCAATCCCCGTGTGTTTCGTGCTCACCAGCGGAGTATTGTGAGTCTCAGCTCTGAGTCCTGATGGTGAAATGATTGCCACTGCCTCCCCCGATCGCAGCGTGCGGGTTTGGAACCAAAAAGGCCAGCTCATTATGCTGATTGACCGCATTTCTGCCATTCCCTACAGCATTGATGTGAGTGGCCGCGATCAACTCTATGTGGCGATCGGTACTGAGGATGATGAGGTCTGGATTAGCCCGCTGGCCACCCTAGGACAGTTACTAACAAGCGCCTGTGATTGGCTCAAGGACTACCGTCAACAAAATCCCACTGTTGTGCAAGTCTGTCCCTAGACACTTGCCAGGGAGGCAAGGGGATTCGGAACCTCCTCGCTGGTGAATTGCCCCATGAGGACGTACTCCAAGCGCAGCTTTAGCCATTGGATAAATTGCTGATTAGTAGAGATAATGGCTGCGGCAGGCTGCGGACAACGCGCCTTCTGTTCAGCAAACTGGGGTTGCTCTAAAAAGACAGGCTCTGGCACGAGCCAAAAATCAATCTCTTTACCCTGCTCCCGGTAGTGACGCTGCCGCTCGCGAAACACTTCCTCAAGGGGTTCTTCCTCAGTTAAAAACTTTTTGCTTGCGAGAATGTAATAGTACGTTGCCATAAAGATCTATGCAAAACCACAACATATTCTATGCTGTCTCCAGCTTACCATAGGGGGAATCCCTGCTGCCATAACCCTCTAGTTCTGAAGTTTTCTGAAGTTTCTGGTCGGAGCGATCGCTCTAGGGAACCCATGCGCCGCAATTCCCTCTTTTACCAACTATTTGCCCAACTGCCCCAAACCCTCTTTGACCTGTTGGGCAAAGACATCCCTCAGGGGTATCGTTTTGACTCAGTCGAGCTGAAGCAAACCGCCTTTCGCATCGATGGCGTCTTTGTGCCCCCTGACCCTGCGGGCACGGTCTATTTCTGTGAGGTGCAGTTTCAGCGGGATAACACCTTCTATGAACGCTTCTTTGCGGAGATTTTTCTCTATCTGCGCCTGTATCGCTCCACCTTTGCGGACTGGCAAGCGGTGGTGATTTATCCCAATCGGCAAACGGAGCAAGAGTCTTTTGACCCCTATGACCTGTTGGTCCATAGTCCGCGCCTGCGCCGCGTCTATCTCAATGAATTGGGGTCGCCGGAGAGCTTGCCCTTGAGTGTGGGGTTGATGCAATTGATGGTGCTGCCTGAGGCAGAGATGCCGCGAGTGGCGAGGTTACTGGCTGAGCGCACGCAGGGGGAAGCAGCCCCAAAGTCAGCAGTCATAATAGAGTTAATCACGACGATTGTGTTGTACAAGTTCACGGAGCTGAGTCGGGAGGAGGTGTTGCGGATGTTGGGGTTTACCACTGAGGAACTGAAGCGGACACGGTTTTATCGGGAGGTGTATGCTGAGGCGCGGGCAGGAAGGATTACAAGAGGGAAAACAAGAGGGACGAGAAGAAGGACTTCAGGAAGGCTTGCAGCAGGGATTACAACAGGGATTGCAACAAGGCTTACAACAAGGATCACAAGGATGCAACAAGGACAGCAACAAGGAGAAGTGCTAGTTGTCTTGCGCCAGTTAAGGCGGCGGTTTGGGAGTGTGCCTAGCGAGCTTGAAGAACGCATTCGTCACCTCTCTCCCAATCAACTCGAAGCTTTGGCAGAAGCACTTCTAGACTTCACTGACCTAGAGGCAGTATTTGCGTGGCTAAATCGCTCTGCCTAACAATACCGCCTCGATTGCTGATCAATTGCGATGACAGGCCCTAGCCCCAAAAGGGGTAACATCCGCTGTTAAAATTTGTGATGGGTTATCCATACGTGCAGCATTTTTGCCCTTAGGAGAGAACTGATTTGAGCGAAGCAGCCGTTGCCATTGTCACTGGTGCCTCACGGGGAATTGGTCGGGCGATCGCCCTCGAATTGGCAAAGGAAGGAGCCACTGTGGTTGTCAACTACGCCCGTTCTGTTGAGGCGGCCCTTGAAGTGGTTCAAATGATTGAACAACAAGGGGGGACAGCGATCGCGATCGCTGCCGATGTGTCTGTCCCTGAGCAGGTCGATGCTCTCGTAGCCAAAACCGTAGAAACCTATGGCCGTGTGGATGTACTGGTCAACAATGCCGGTATTACCCGCGACACGCTGCTGCTGCGTATGAGCCTCGAGGACTGGCAGGCGGTGATTAACCTGAACCTGACAGGGGTTTTTCTGTGTACCCGGGCGGTGAGTAAACTGATGCTCAAGCAAAAGCGGGGACGGATTATCAACATTGCGTCGGTGGCAGGGCAAATGGGCAACCCCGGCCAAGCCAACTACAGTGCCGCCAAAGCTGGTGTGATTGGGTTTAGCAAAACCGTGGCCAAAGAACTCGCTAGTCGAGGTATTACCGTCAATGCCGTTGCCCCCGGCTTTATTGCCACTGAGATGACAGCTGGACTCAAAGCAGAGGAGATTCTTAAATTCATTCCCCTAGGACGGTATGGCGAACCCACAGAAGTGGCGGGGATGGTGCGCTTTTTAGCCTTGGATCCGGCAGCCGCCTACATTACGGGGCAAGTCTTCAATGTGGATGGTGGTATGGTGATGGCCTAGGCGCCTTGGAGTAGTGCAGCAACCCATGACCAACGCGATTACCCTCCCCAGTCAATACGATCCCAAGCAAACGGAGGCCAAGTGGCAACAGCTCTGGGAAAGCAGTGGTGTCTTTCACGCGGACCCCAACCACCCTGGTAAACCCTATTGCATTGTCATTCCGCCTCCTAATGTCACCGGTAGCTTGCACATGGGGCACGCCTTTGAGCATGCCCTGATTGATGTTCTGATTCGCTATCACCGCATGATTGGCCGCAATGTTCTCTGGCTGCCGGGGACAGACCATGCCAGTATTGCCGTTAGCACGATTTTGGATCAACAGTTGCAGGCGGAGGGCACCAACCGCTTTGCCTTGGGACGGGAGGCCTATCTAAAGCGAGCTTGGGCATGGAAAGAGTCCTCAGGGAAGACAATTGTCGGCCAAATTCGCCGCTTGGGGCTGTCGGTGGATTGGTCGCGGGAACGCTTTACGATGGATGAGGGGCTGTCGCGGGCAGTTCTTACAGCTTTTAATCAACTTTATGAAGCAGGACTCATCTATCGCGGTAAGTATTTAGTAAACTGGTGTCCCTCCAGTCAATCGGCGGTCTCGGATTTAGAGGTAGAAAACCGTGAGGTGCAGGGGCATCTCTGGCATTTGCGCTATCCCCTGACGGATGGGTCAGGGTATTTGGAGGTGGCCACAACCCGTCCGGAAACAATGCTGGGGGATACGGCAGTGGCGGTTCACCCAGAGGACGATCGCTATCGCCATTTGATTGGCAAAACACTGCGCCTGCCGCTTATGAATCGGGAGATTCCGATTATTGGGGATCCCTTGGTGGACCCCACCTTTGGCACCGGCTGTGTCAAGGTCACTCCTGCTCACGATCCCAATGACTTTGTCATGGGGCAACGCCATCGCCTACCGATGATTAACCTGATGAACAAAGATGGCACGCTCAATGAGAATGCCGGTGAGTTTGCGGGTCTGGACCGCTTTGTGGCTCGTAAACAGGTGGTGGCTCGTCTAGAGGCGGAGGGCTTTTTGGTGCGGGTGGAGGACTATAAGCACACCGTTCCCTATAGCGATCGCGGCAAAGTCCCCATTGAACCGCTGCTGTCTACCCAATGGTTTGTGAAAATTCGTCCCTTGGCGGATGCCGCCCTCAAAGCCTTAGATAGACGGCATTCCCCTCGCTTTATTCCGGATCGCTGGGCAAAGGTCTATCGGGATTGGCTAGTGAACTTGCGGGATTGGTGTATTTCACGACAACTGTGGTGGGGGCATCAAATTCCCGCTTGGTACGTGGTCAGTGAAACCGAGGGCGAAGTGCGCGATGATACTCCCTTTGTGGTGGCAATGAATGAGACGGCTGCCCGCGCCAAGGCAATTGCCCAATTTGGCGAGGACATTGAACTCCAGCAGGATCAAGACGTATTGGATACGTGGTTTTCCTCTGGCCTATGGCCCTTTTCTACGTTGGGTTGGCCTGATGATACGCCAGACTATCGCCGCTATTACCCCAACACCACCCTTGTTACTGGGTTTGACATTATCTTTTTCTGGGTGGCACGGATGACAATGATGGGTCAGTACTTCACAGGTAAAATCCCCTTCCGTGATGTCTATATCCACGGCTTGGTGCGGGATGAAAACAACAAAAAAATGTCCAAGTCCGCCAATAATGGCATTGACCCACTGATTTTAATTGAAAAATACGGCACTGATGCGCTGCGCTATAGCTTGGTCAAGGAAGTCGTGGGCGCTGGTCAGGATATTCGCTTGGCCTACAACCGCAAAACCGATGAGTCGGCAACCGTCGAGGCGGCGCGCAACTTTGCCAACAAACTTTGGAATGCCTCCCGCTTTGTGCTGCTGAATCTAGAGGGACAAACCCCCAGCCAGTTGGGAACCCCGCGACGCCAGGACTTGACCACTAGCGATCGCTGGATTCTCAGTCGCTACCATACAGCTATTCAAACCACCCGCGAGCGCATTGAAAGCTATGGGCTGGGAGAGGCGGCCAAGGGACTCTACGAATTCATCTGGGGAGATTTTTGCGACTGGTACATTGAACTGGTGAAACCTCGTTTACAAGGGGAAAACGCCAAAGCCAAGCGCACTGCTCAGCAAGTACTGGCCACGGTGCTCGATGGCACCTTGAAGCTGCTCCATCCTTTCATGCCCCACATTACAGAGGAAATTTGGCACACGCTGCATCAGGTGGGAGATAGTGAAGTTTTAGCGGTACAACCCTACCCGAAAGTGAATCGCCGCGCCATTGACCCTGAGCTTGAAGCCCAATTTAGTCTTTTGATTGAAACCATCCGCACAATTCGGAATCTGCGGGCAGAGGCAGGGATTAAGCCGGCATTGTATATTGCCGCCCTGATTGAGGCAAGTGCTGAGGAAGCATCCATCTTCAAAGCTGGAGCTGCTGATATTCAACACTTGGCTCGCCTCGAGTCCTTAACCATTGGCACTGGGCTGCAAATTCCACAGCAGGTCTTTAGTGGTGTTGTTGGCAAGAGCGAGGTGCTCATTCCCCTAGCGGGGGTCGTAGATCTGGAGGCCTTGGTAACGAAGCTCCAGAAGGAGGGCGATCGCCTCAGGAAAGACATTCAATCTTTAACAGCTCGCCTCAACAACCCTAATTTTGTCAACAAAGCCCAGCCAGAGGTGGTTGCTACGGCCCAGGCACAATTGGCTGCCGCCCAACAGCAACTGGCAATTATTGAGCACCGACTCCAATCCTTGGGTGTCGATGACAAAAGCCAACCCTGACAAGTAAAAAAGGCACAGCCAGCTCTCGTGTCGAGATCGCTGGCCTGTCAAACGCAGCGGGATGACTAGGGGGGTGTTTCCCCCCTAGTCTGCAATTCAACTGTAATGAAATCTCAGCTTTAATAGCGATAACCGCTGTAGCCGCTGTTAGTCTGATTGGGCTTATAGACAATAAAGCCCATCACTTGGCACTGCTTGATATTGTCAAAGGCAACAACACGAATGAAGCAGTTGGGATATTCCGAGCGGCACTGCTGCACTTCATTCAGCACCTCTTGGGCATTAGTGCAGTTAAACAGCGGCAGTTTCCACATTGTCCAGTAGTGGGTTTCGGCATCGGAAGTCTCATTGAACTCCACACAGGGGTGATAGCCCTGATCAATCGCGTACTGGATTTGGCGAGCAATTTGGGCATCACTGAGGGGAGGCAGGTAGGAGAAGGTTTCGTAACGACGCTCTTTAGGCAGTGTCTTCATAGCTTCCTCAATTGGTTCACAGTCAACAAACTATTCAGGGGTTTCTGGGTTGCTGCCCTCAACATTGGCTTCAGAGACTTGGGTCATCCGCTCCAGTTGTTGACAGCGCTGTTGCAAGTTGGCCTGCTGGATGCCCGCACGTAGCATTTCCGGTAGATAGTCCGCCACCATTTCCGCGAGATGTTCGCGTACTGTGAGAATGCGAAAACCGAGATCGGGCTGTTGGCGAAAGAGGGCTTCCAAGTAACGTTCACCATCTTGGACACTTTCTTGACTCGTGAACTGGTGTAGCCAGAGGGATCGCGGTGGATCAGTTTCGGCCAGTTGCCCAATCACGGTTCGCACCGCCTGATAGGTGAGATAACTAATCAGGGTTTTGGTGGTTTGCTTGGCAATGTGCTTGACATCCATAGACCTACGGGGAAATCGTTGCCTTAGCTCCGATTGAACCCCAACTCCACCAGCTAGATCGTGTCTTGCGCTTCAAACTCGAACTTGATTTCTTTCCAGAGTTCGCAGGCAGCAGCCAGTTCCGGACTCCAGCGAGCTGCTTCGCGGATAATGTCGCCGCCTTCGCGCACGAGGTCACGACCTTCGTTACGAGCTTGGATACAGGCTTCCAGGGCAACCCGATTTGCAGTTGCCCCCGGTGCATTCCCCCAAGGGTGACCCAAGGTACCACCACCAAATTGCAGCACTGCATCATCACCGAAGATGTCCACGAGGGCAGGCATGTGCCAAACGTGAATCCCACCCGAGGCCACAGCCATCACACCGGGCATCGAGGCCCAGTCTTGGGTGAAGTAAATGCCACGGGAGCGATCCTGCTCAATGTAGTTTTCCCGCAGCAGATCGACAAAGCCGAGGGTAACGGCTTTATCCCCTTCGAGCTTACCGACAACAGTACCGGTGTGGATGTGATCACCGCCAGACATCCGCAAGCACTTGGCCAATACCCGGAAGTGTATCCCATGGTTTTTCTGACGGTCAATCACAGCGTGCATGGCGCGGTGAATGTGCAGCAGGATGCCGTTGTCGCGGCACCATTTCGCGAGGGTGGTGTTGGCGGTGAAGCCAGCGGTGAGAAAGTCGTGCATGATGATGGGCATTTCCAGTTCTTTAGCGAACTCTGCCCGTTTCAACATTTCCTCGCAGGTAGGAGCGGTGACGTTCAAATAGTGCCCTTTGATTTCACCGGTTTCTGCTTGGGCTTTGTGAATGGCATCAGCAACAAACAGGAAGCGATCGCGCCAGCGTTGGAAAGGCTGAGAGTTGATGTTTTCGTCATCTTTGGTGAAGTCCAGACCACCGCGCAAGCATTCATAAACGGCGCGGCCATAGTTTTTCGCCGACAGACCCAACTTCGGCTTAATGGTACAGCCCAAGAGCGGACGACCATATTTGTTCAATTTGTCGCGTTCCACTTGGATACCGTGGGGTGGCCCTTGGAAGGTCTTCAGGTAAGCCACAGGAATGCGCAGGTCTTCAAGGCGCAGAGCTTTGAGGGCTTTGAAACCAAACACGTTCCCCACAATGGAGGTCAGCATGTTGGTGACAGAGCCTTCTTCAAAGAGATCCAGCGGGTAGGCAATATAGGCGATGAACTGATTGTCTTCACCCGGCAGGGGCTCGATGTCGTAGCAGCGACCTTTGTAGCGATCCAAGTCGGTCAGCAGGTCGGTCCAGACGGTGGTCCATGTACCTGTCGAGGATTCTGCGGCAACGGCGGCGGCAGCTTCTTCAAAGGGCACGCCTGGCTGCGGGGTGACACGAAAGGCCGCTAGAATGTCGGTATCTTTGGGGGTGTAATCAGGGGTGTAGTAGGTCAGGCGGTAGTCTTTTACCCCTGCCTGATACCCAGCTTTCTGGGATTTGGATTGCGTATAGGCCATAGACGTTTTTCCTCTTTAACAGTTACTGTGCCGAATAGAGCAATCTCTACGGGCAACCTTTGCAATGGGTAGTGTGAACGCTACGATTCCCCGAAAATGGGGCAAAATTGAGCAACGCAAAACTCAGCGAGATGATGCAACCATCCGCAAGCCTGTGATATGGTCGTAGGTCTTATGCTTAGCATCAGCTTAGTTGATGCCCAATGCAATAACTTTTGCTTTGGAGATTCTTAATTATTCTATAGGTTTGGGTTATCAATCTTTAGATTTGTTTATAGGTTTCTAATCAGAGGTGCGCAACTATAGTCTTTTATCTATTCAAAAGACACTGATGATTGCCTGAAACCAATTTAATGCCACTCATGGGGGGCGATCGCTCTATTGTTTTTGAAAAAAAGGGGGTGGAATTTCTATGGGTCCGATCATTCAATGGTATCCTGGCCACATTGCCAAGGCAGAACGTGCCCTCAAGGAACAACTGAAACAGGTGGATCTGATCTTTGAGGTGCGGGATGCACGCATTCCCCTTGCCAGTTGCCATCCCCAAATTCGTCAGTGGGCTAGTGGCAAGCAGCGCCTCTTAGTGCTCAATGGAATGGATAGGATTAGCGATCGCGATCGCCAACAGTGGCTGACATGGTTTGAGACCCAAGGGGAAACAGTTTTTTTCACCAATGCGCAGCGGGGTGAAGGGATTCGCCGACTCGAACAGGCTGCGGTACGGGCGGGGGCGGCCATCAATCAACGCCGTCAACAGCGGGGCATGCAAGTAAGAGCCGTGCGAGCTGTGGTTTTGGGGTTTCCCAATGTGGGCAAATCAGCCCTCATTAATCGCCTCTTGCGGCAGCGGGTGGTTGAGAGTGCAGCGCGTCCGGGGGTGACGCGGCAACTGCGCTGGGTGCGCTTGTCCCCTGCCCTTGAACTCTTGGATGCCCCAGGGGTATTGCCCATGAATTTCAAGAATCAGGAGGCGGCGGTAAAACTGGCCATTTGCGATGACATTGGTCAAGCTGCCTACGATCCCTGTCGGGTGGCACCAATGCTTGTGGATATCATGCAACAGTTGGGGCATGCCGATCGCCTTAGGGAGCGCTACGGTCTGGCCCTTAGCGACACCGGTGAGACCTACCTTTATGACCTTGCTGCTAGCCGCTACCATGGTGACTTGGAACGGGCAGCCAGGCAACTGTTGCAGGACTATCGCCGCGGTTACCTGGGGGCGATCGCCCTTGAGCATCCTCCTCAATCCAGAAACAGCACCATAGCATCGTCCTGATGTAGCTTTATGTAGCTATTTCCAAATCAAGTTTTTATGAAAACACTTATCCTGACTGTGGGCAATCAGCAGGTCAGCTGGCGGTGCCGCAATGGAATTGTTCGCAGTTTTGGGGCGGATGGCCCCCTCAACTGGATGAACTGTATCGGGAATTTGGCGTTGCGCCAGGTTTCCATGATCCTGAGGGAAACTACCGCCACAGGGTGCGCTATTGAAGTGAGATTAATATCGCAATGGCCTTGTTCACCGCAATCAAGGGATCAGCTGTGAAGAGTTGACTCAGTTGGCAGATGTTTCCCCAGCGGCATCCCTCGCAGAAATTCATCAAGGGCTGTTAAATGCCCTGCGCGAACTTCTCAAAAAGCAAATGCGTAAAGAACAAATGCCTGAAAAGGGGTGGCGCGATCGCTCTACGAGTGCGGACTAGGGCAATTGCAATCATCGGAGCCTAGGCAGGAATCTCCACACCAAAGACCTCTTGGAAGACTTTGCCCACCTTGTAGCCGGAGTCAATGGACTCTAGGGGATCCTTGCGCAGTCGGTGCCGCAGACAGAGGACAATCACCCGCGCAATGTCCTCAACGGTGACATCTGTGCGTCCCTCAAAGGCAGCCAAAGCCTTGGCGGCGCGGTTAGTGACAATGTCTCCCCGCAGGCCGTCCACATCCAGCTCAGCACACACTTGGGAAATTTTTACTCGCAGCTCGTGGTCAATGGTGACCTTGGGCAATAGGGCTTGGGCGGCGACTAACTTAGCTTGCAGGGCTTCCTGTTGCGCCTGGTATTTCGCCAAAAAGGCTTCGGGGTTTTGATCAAATTGCGATCGCTGTTCCACAATTTCCACGCGCAGGCTTGGATCCTTGACGGTGCGAATCTCAGCGTGCATGCCAAAGCGATCCAGCAGTTGGGGTCGCAATTCCCCTTCTTCGGGGTTACCAGAGCCAACTAGGACAAAGCGTGCTGGGTGACGAATGGAAATGCCCTCACGCTCAACGGTATTCCAGCCGGAGGCAGCGGCATCCAGTAGGACATCCACTAAGTGATCATCCAGCAGGTTCACCTCATCCACATAGAGAATGCCGCGATTTGCCTTGGCCAAGAGTCCCGGTTCAAAGGCTTTTACTCCCTCAGCAAGGGCTTTTTCAATGTCAATCGTGCCGCACACGCGATCTTCTGTGGCTCCCAGGGGCAGATCCACCATGGGTACTTTTTTCTTGATCGTGTGAATAGGTTCACCGGCTGCTACGGCCACCTTCACGGCATCGCTCATGAGATCGGGATCACTGGGGTGACTATTGAAGGGGTCATCGGCAACCACCTCAATTTCTGGCAGCAAATCTGCCAGGGCACGAATGGTGGTTGATTTGCCCGTGCCGCGATCGCCCATGATCATCACCCCACCAATTTTGGGGTCAATGACATTGAGCAATAATGACAGTTTCATTTCGTCTTGACCGACAATTGCCGCAAAGGGAAAAACCGGCCGACGAGGCACAGCAGTCGGAGTCACAGGCATCACATCGCAAAAACAGCATTGATTATTGTGCCACATTGCGTTTGTGCTGCCACAGCAAAATTTTCCGCAAAATCCTAGCCCTAGGTGGAGAAAGCGTGGTACTCTAAGTAGAGATAACTCAAGAGCTAAGTGCGCTCATTGCCTTTGCTCTGCTCCATCGATCAGGGTTCTCAATTAGCAACAATCGTTGTGAACCAATTTAGACATTCCACACCACTAACAGAAGCAGGGTCTTTGCGTGCCATTCTTGGCTCTAGACCTTGGTTACGAGCGGTTTCTCACGCCCGACTGTCCATTTTGCAACCGTGTTGTTTTTAAGCTGCCTAAGGGAGGTTTCTTTATGTCTGTGCGTTTATATGTGGGCAATCTGCCGCGTGATTTGAGCCGCGAAGAGTTAGAAGCCCTATTTAGCCAAGAAGTGGGCGAAGTGGGTACCACTAAACTGATTACGGATCGTAAGACGGGCAAGTGCCGGGGGTTTGGCTTTGTCACCGTCGAGTCCGAAGAAGTGGCGGATCAAGTGATTGAGAAACTCAACGGCTACACCTTTAAGGACAAT encodes:
- the bchI gene encoding magnesium chelatase ATPase subunit I, translated to MPVTPTAVPRRPVFPFAAIVGQDEMKLSLLLNVIDPKIGGVMIMGDRGTGKSTTIRALADLLPEIEVVADDPFNSHPSDPDLMSDAVKVAVAAGEPIHTIKKKVPMVDLPLGATEDRVCGTIDIEKALAEGVKAFEPGLLAKANRGILYVDEVNLLDDHLVDVLLDAAASGWNTVEREGISIRHPARFVLVGSGNPEEGELRPQLLDRFGMHAEIRTVKDPSLRVEIVEQRSQFDQNPEAFLAKYQAQQEALQAKLVAAQALLPKVTIDHELRVKISQVCAELDVDGLRGDIVTNRAAKALAAFEGRTDVTVEDIARVIVLCLRHRLRKDPLESIDSGYKVGKVFQEVFGVEIPA